The Sulfurimonas hydrogeniphila genome includes a window with the following:
- a CDS encoding peptidylprolyl isomerase, with translation MKRILLALVLLYTTLLFSTENNPHVVLQTTQGNIELELFPDAAPLAVENFLTHVKEGYYNGVAFHRIIHNFMIQGGDPTESGRGGESIWHKEFKDEFKANLVFDKPGILAMANRGPNTNGSQFFITTAPTPWLNGGYTIFGKVANQKSMQTLQKLNNVATSGRSGGDRPLERQEIIKAYIK, from the coding sequence ATGAAACGAATTTTACTGGCACTGGTATTACTCTATACGACTCTTTTGTTTTCAACTGAGAATAATCCGCATGTTGTCCTGCAAACAACACAGGGAAATATAGAACTTGAACTTTTTCCAGATGCGGCACCTTTGGCGGTTGAGAACTTTCTTACACATGTAAAGGAAGGCTATTACAACGGTGTTGCTTTTCACCGAATCATTCACAATTTTATGATTCAAGGCGGTGATCCGACTGAAAGCGGCAGAGGCGGTGAAAGCATCTGGCATAAAGAGTTTAAGGATGAATTCAAAGCAAATCTTGTTTTTGACAAACCCGGTATTTTGGCAATGGCAAACAGAGGTCCAAATACAAACGGCAGTCAGTTTTTTATCACAACAGCTCCGACACCATGGCTTAACGGCGGCTATACAATTTTTGGAAAGGTTGCAAATCAAAAATCCATGCAAACTTTGCAAAAACTAAACAATGTCGCTACCTCCGGACGTTCTGGCGGAGACAGACCGCTGGAACGTCAGGAAATAATCAAAGCATACATAAAATAG
- the msrB gene encoding peptide-methionine (R)-S-oxide reductase MsrB, which translates to MKITKSEDEWKKILSPEAFSVCRKNGTEAPFSGKYYDNKSDGIYKCICCGAPLFESGTKFDSGTGWPSYYEAVEGAVTEIKDMSHGMIRTEVRCSSCDAHLGHLFPDGPEPTGLRYCINSVCLDFEEE; encoded by the coding sequence ATGAAAATAACAAAGAGTGAAGATGAATGGAAAAAAATTCTGAGTCCTGAAGCTTTTTCGGTATGCCGAAAAAACGGCACAGAAGCCCCTTTTTCCGGAAAATATTATGATAACAAAAGTGATGGTATTTACAAATGTATCTGTTGTGGTGCCCCGCTTTTTGAATCAGGTACAAAATTTGATTCAGGAACAGGCTGGCCAAGTTATTATGAAGCTGTTGAAGGGGCTGTCACTGAAATAAAGGATATGTCACACGGTATGATTCGTACAGAAGTCAGATGCAGCAGTTGTGATGCTCACTTAGGCCATCTTTTTCCTGATGGTCCTGAGCCTACGGGATTGCGATACTGCATCAACTCTGTATGTTTAGACTTTGAAGAAGAATAA
- a CDS encoding HU family DNA-binding protein — translation MNKAQFVELVQEHGNYKTKVEAENAIKAFTEAVIEALVKGEDVSLVGFGSFAAVLQKGKTGKVPGTDKTYTTQDKMVPKFKAGKGLKDRVAAGK, via the coding sequence ATGAATAAAGCACAATTCGTTGAGTTAGTACAAGAACACGGAAACTACAAAACTAAAGTTGAAGCTGAAAATGCAATTAAAGCTTTCACTGAAGCAGTAATCGAAGCCTTAGTAAAAGGGGAAGATGTTTCTCTCGTTGGTTTTGGTAGTTTTGCGGCAGTACTTCAAAAAGGTAAAACCGGTAAAGTTCCGGGTACAGATAAAACTTATACGACTCAAGATAAAATGGTTCCTAAGTTTAAAGCAGGTAAAGGTCTTAAAGACCGCGTTGCAGCTGGTAAATAA
- a CDS encoding helix-turn-helix transcriptional regulator: MQINDLFNILHNSIESQYNGKKISLKDMAKSLGISMRTYQDWKLGRAKPQAAATVIKMLGKLDDDEIIRAVRKINRLEE, translated from the coding sequence ATGCAAATAAATGATTTATTTAACATCCTCCATAACTCAATAGAGTCTCAATACAATGGGAAAAAGATTTCCCTTAAAGATATGGCTAAAAGTCTGGGGATTTCTATGCGTACATATCAGGACTGGAAACTGGGACGTGCCAAACCACAGGCTGCGGCAACTGTTATAAAAATGTTAGGTAAATTAGATGATGATGAAATTATCAGGGCTGTAAGAAAAATCAACAGATTAGAGGAGTAG
- a CDS encoding flagellar assembly protein A has product MPKKTEHKIIKTRHIKEALQTFAQENFILPSECDFVINKTETYIKSNASTSFELYSKEIQEKYKDKEKILNEHVEFQQRYTVSLMKKEKRDLELEYTIDFSKFFTHPFLILSPDSKIPYKSHQPVELLKILFRECNKIKAYHKILVNIFDEEMKKSLKILVKYIYAGKFVKRVKIPLFEGIEPVLTRPGKLIFWFKEKAHTGEVIEVDENELLVEYKKPVYGQNGLNAFGEYIDANFANNMDDLQADVDEKSIRIEENATSKKYISKIRGYVHYDGKELLVDNRIKVSEITKHKDLVEDLEDNNIEIVVTQHDTARDTIKEGVTLVSERIHVNGFVGAKSRLEAITLEIEGATHQDSLQYAKYATINRHKGTLRCHEGKISLLEGGVVHATTVEIEASIGGAVYAQDVTIKHVKNNLKVYASNSITVRLVSGEDNLFKINYRDVPIVQSKLQFIDKDIKELRHKLEGAKRHNLSKVEELEKEITRLKKEKEAIHNAYKNAKITVKEPFKGLNNIVFTIDNAHEIAYKTDAKFYPPFYLEIQENIITLHPVAKSIVIEEK; this is encoded by the coding sequence ATGCCAAAAAAAACAGAACATAAAATTATAAAAACCCGTCATATCAAAGAAGCATTGCAAACATTTGCGCAAGAAAATTTTATTCTTCCATCAGAATGTGACTTTGTTATAAACAAGACAGAAACATATATAAAAAGCAATGCCAGCACTTCTTTTGAACTTTACAGCAAAGAGATACAGGAAAAATACAAAGATAAAGAAAAAATACTCAATGAACATGTGGAATTTCAACAGCGCTATACTGTCTCGCTGATGAAAAAAGAAAAAAGAGATCTTGAACTTGAATATACTATAGATTTTTCAAAATTTTTCACACATCCTTTTTTGATACTGTCACCGGATTCAAAAATTCCCTATAAATCACATCAGCCTGTTGAGTTGTTAAAAATACTCTTTAGAGAATGCAACAAAATCAAAGCGTATCATAAAATACTTGTGAACATCTTTGATGAAGAGATGAAAAAATCTCTGAAAATTTTAGTGAAGTACATATATGCAGGAAAATTTGTCAAACGTGTCAAAATTCCTCTGTTTGAAGGAATAGAGCCTGTTCTCACACGTCCGGGTAAACTTATTTTTTGGTTTAAAGAAAAAGCACATACAGGCGAAGTTATTGAAGTAGATGAAAATGAACTTCTTGTTGAGTATAAAAAGCCTGTATACGGACAAAACGGACTCAATGCTTTTGGTGAATATATAGACGCAAATTTTGCCAACAACATGGATGACCTGCAGGCAGATGTTGATGAAAAATCTATTAGAATAGAGGAAAATGCAACATCAAAAAAATATATAAGCAAAATACGCGGATATGTACATTATGACGGCAAAGAACTTCTTGTTGACAATCGCATAAAAGTCAGTGAAATCACAAAGCACAAAGACCTTGTAGAAGACCTCGAAGACAATAATATTGAAATAGTGGTGACACAGCATGATACAGCAAGGGATACCATAAAAGAAGGGGTGACACTTGTTTCAGAGAGAATACATGTAAACGGTTTTGTGGGAGCAAAAAGCCGTCTTGAAGCGATAACCCTTGAAATTGAGGGAGCTACCCACCAGGACTCACTCCAGTATGCAAAATATGCAACCATTAACAGACATAAAGGTACATTACGATGCCATGAGGGGAAAATTTCTCTGCTTGAAGGCGGTGTGGTACATGCAACCACTGTAGAAATTGAGGCTTCCATAGGGGGTGCTGTTTACGCCCAGGATGTTACCATCAAGCACGTGAAAAACAATCTAAAAGTTTATGCTTCGAATTCTATTACCGTCCGGCTTGTATCCGGTGAAGACAATCTCTTTAAAATAAACTACCGTGATGTCCCAATAGTGCAAAGCAAACTGCAATTTATAGACAAAGATATCAAGGAACTCAGGCATAAATTAGAAGGAGCAAAAAGACACAACTTAAGTAAAGTTGAAGAGCTGGAAAAAGAGATTACACGCCTTAAAAAAGAAAAAGAGGCAATACACAACGCCTACAAAAATGCAAAAATTACTGTCAAAGAACCTTTCAAAGGTTTAAACAACATTGTCTTTACTATTGACAATGCCCATGAAATAGCCTACAAAACAGATGCAAAATTCTATCCTCCCTTTTATCTTGAAATACAAGAAAACATCATCACCCTTCACCCTGTCGCAAAATCCATAGTTATCGAAGAAAAATAG
- the fbaA gene encoding class II fructose-bisphosphate aldolase: MSNGVLDIVKPGVLFGDDVLKVYEYAKENGFAIPAVNVVNTDSVNGVLEAAAKADSPVIIQFSNGGASYYAGKGLSNDGEKAAIIGAVAGAIHTHMMAEAYGVAVILHTDHASKKLLPWINALLEAGESYYKTQGKPLFSSHMLDLSEESLNENIGTCKAYFERMNKIGMSIEIELGCTGGEEDGVDNTNIDNALLYTQPEEVALAYKELSEISPNFTIAASFGNVHGVYKPGNVQLTPKILDNSQKYIQEKLHTKEKPVNFVFHGGSGSLPSEISEAISYGVVKMNIDTDTQWATWNGVRQYIEKYHDYLQSQIGNPEGEDKPNKKYYDPRKWLRAGQEGLVERVIQAYKDLNAMNRN, from the coding sequence ATGAGTAATGGTGTATTGGATATTGTTAAACCCGGGGTCCTTTTTGGTGATGATGTTTTAAAAGTCTATGAATATGCAAAAGAAAATGGTTTTGCTATACCTGCTGTCAATGTTGTAAATACTGACTCTGTCAACGGTGTATTGGAAGCTGCTGCAAAAGCCGACTCTCCTGTGATTATACAGTTCAGTAACGGGGGTGCTTCCTACTATGCAGGCAAAGGTTTAAGCAATGATGGTGAAAAAGCAGCAATTATTGGAGCGGTGGCCGGTGCGATTCATACACATATGATGGCAGAGGCTTACGGTGTTGCGGTGATTCTGCATACTGACCATGCCTCAAAAAAGCTGCTTCCGTGGATAAATGCTCTGCTTGAAGCAGGTGAGAGTTATTACAAAACACAGGGAAAACCGCTGTTTTCTTCCCATATGCTTGATCTCTCAGAAGAGTCTTTAAATGAAAACATCGGTACATGTAAAGCCTATTTTGAAAGAATGAACAAAATCGGTATGAGCATCGAAATAGAGCTAGGCTGTACAGGCGGAGAAGAAGACGGTGTGGACAACACAAACATTGACAATGCACTTTTATATACCCAACCCGAAGAGGTGGCTCTTGCCTATAAAGAGTTGAGTGAAATTTCTCCAAATTTTACAATAGCCGCTTCCTTTGGAAATGTACACGGTGTTTACAAGCCGGGAAATGTACAGTTGACACCTAAGATACTAGACAATTCACAAAAATATATTCAGGAAAAACTGCATACAAAAGAGAAACCTGTCAACTTTGTATTTCACGGCGGTTCAGGATCTTTGCCTTCAGAAATCAGTGAAGCGATCAGTTACGGTGTTGTAAAAATGAATATCGATACCGATACTCAGTGGGCAACATGGAACGGCGTTCGTCAGTATATAGAAAAGTATCATGATTATCTTCAGAGTCAAATCGGAAATCCGGAAGGTGAAGACAAACCGAACAAAAAATACTATGATCCAAGAAAATGGCTGCGTGCCGGACAGGAAGGTCTGGTTGAGCGTGTTATTCAGGCCTATAAAGACTTGAATGCCATGAACAGAAACTAA
- the cmoA gene encoding carboxy-S-adenosyl-L-methionine synthase CmoA, translating into MNDKVFTKPIKKQFEFDEEVAAVFDDMLERSVPFYKEAQKITEFFALKNLNENGRVYDLGCSTASTLLSIHRKLSNKAELIGLDNSEAMLTRARKKCEAYGADIKVCNADILSYDYKEADVFISNYTLQFIRPLVREELVKKIAVSLKKEGVFIFSEKVISHHPKLNKELIECYYDFKKAQGYSEYEIMQKREALENVLVPYSEEENIKMALNAGFSHCEVLLRWANFATFIAVKE; encoded by the coding sequence ATGAATGATAAAGTATTTACAAAACCGATAAAAAAACAGTTTGAATTTGATGAAGAAGTGGCAGCTGTCTTTGATGATATGCTCGAGCGGAGTGTTCCTTTTTACAAAGAGGCGCAAAAAATTACAGAATTTTTTGCACTGAAAAACCTGAATGAAAATGGGAGAGTCTATGATCTTGGCTGTTCAACCGCATCAACACTGCTGAGTATTCACAGAAAACTCTCAAACAAGGCAGAGCTTATAGGTCTTGACAATTCTGAAGCAATGCTCACGCGTGCAAGAAAGAAATGCGAAGCGTATGGTGCCGACATAAAAGTTTGCAATGCGGATATATTGAGCTATGATTATAAAGAGGCAGATGTTTTTATCAGTAACTATACTCTGCAATTTATTCGTCCTCTTGTTCGTGAAGAGCTGGTAAAAAAAATAGCCGTTTCATTAAAAAAAGAGGGTGTATTTATATTTAGCGAAAAAGTCATCTCTCATCATCCCAAACTCAACAAAGAGTTGATTGAATGTTATTATGATTTTAAAAAAGCGCAGGGCTATTCCGAGTATGAAATCATGCAAAAACGCGAAGCTCTGGAAAATGTACTGGTGCCTTACAGTGAAGAAGAAAATATAAAAATGGCATTAAATGCAGGTTTCTCTCATTGTGAAGTACTTTTACGCTGGGCAAATTTTGCTACTTTTATTGCTGTAAAAGAGTAG
- the nth gene encoding endonuclease III, producing MKKATKKEIQEIQKRFMERYSDAVTELHYKNAYELVIAVALSAQCTDKRVNLITPALFAKYPTPQDLADADIEEVKKLINTCSFFNNKAKNLIAMAKRVAEVYDGEIPMNEKDLQTLAGVGQKTAHVVMIEYTGANLMAVDTHVFRVAHRLGLSDDKTAKATEATLVKKFKTDLHVLHQAMVLFGRYICTAKNPKCDECFLTEFCRTKESFKV from the coding sequence ATGAAAAAAGCAACGAAAAAAGAGATCCAAGAGATCCAAAAACGCTTTATGGAGCGCTACAGTGATGCGGTCACAGAACTGCATTATAAAAATGCCTATGAACTGGTAATTGCCGTAGCACTCTCAGCGCAATGTACCGACAAAAGAGTCAACCTTATTACTCCTGCCCTGTTTGCAAAGTATCCGACGCCTCAAGATTTGGCAGATGCTGATATAGAAGAGGTGAAAAAGCTTATTAACACCTGCTCCTTCTTTAACAACAAAGCAAAAAACCTCATAGCCATGGCAAAACGTGTTGCGGAAGTGTATGACGGTGAAATACCAATGAATGAAAAAGACCTGCAGACCCTGGCAGGCGTCGGACAAAAAACAGCCCATGTTGTGATGATAGAGTATACCGGTGCGAACCTAATGGCAGTGGATACCCATGTATTTCGTGTCGCACACAGACTTGGTCTGAGCGATGACAAAACAGCCAAGGCAACAGAAGCCACTTTGGTAAAAAAATTCAAAACCGACCTGCATGTACTCCATCAGGCAATGGTTTTGTTTGGAAGGTACATCTGCACTGCCAAAAATCCTAAATGCGATGAATGTTTTTTAACAGAGTTTTGCAGAACAAAAGAGAGTTTCAAAGTTTAG